From a single Halodesulfovibrio marinisediminis DSM 17456 genomic region:
- the ybgF gene encoding tol-pal system protein YbgF, whose amino-acid sequence MIRRLFVGSVILVCCGCSAASTNTEVASTKWRMENLEQRFLDFREKAALREAGLSSRIAKLEKQLGLPVPKKDEMLASSTQLTPDVHVFISPTSSNDEKKSATVNNNTLMPENMKLSGEKNKDEDTLNSKTDIPAPSVSQDKASTQTDLKKSAGSASSHKPVVKGVSPVEQKTTGSSSVKNATKSAVTHASNKQSTVSSASPKKAVVIRTKKTGSTSMYKHGLQLLWKGRHVEARERLEEFLTEFPYDPLVPNAVYWVGESFYSQKDYIIAVDLFREVLRRFPDSNKASAAMLKIGYSYERLGQMSEARRSLLKVVEKYPKSNEARLARKKLSGI is encoded by the coding sequence ATGATAAGGCGGTTGTTTGTAGGTTCTGTAATATTGGTATGTTGCGGGTGCAGTGCCGCCAGCACGAATACAGAAGTAGCCAGTACCAAATGGCGTATGGAAAATTTGGAACAGCGCTTTCTTGATTTTAGAGAGAAAGCTGCGTTGCGTGAAGCTGGACTCTCAAGCCGAATTGCAAAGCTGGAGAAACAGTTGGGGCTTCCTGTGCCGAAAAAAGATGAAATGCTTGCTTCATCTACTCAACTGACGCCTGATGTACATGTTTTTATATCACCTACCAGTTCGAATGATGAAAAAAAGAGTGCTACTGTAAACAATAATACCTTAATGCCAGAAAATATGAAGTTATCTGGCGAAAAAAATAAGGATGAGGATACGTTAAATAGTAAGACAGATATTCCTGCCCCTTCTGTCTCACAAGATAAGGCTTCTACTCAAACTGATTTGAAAAAATCTGCAGGTTCTGCTTCATCTCATAAACCTGTCGTTAAGGGCGTATCGCCTGTTGAACAAAAGACCACAGGTTCATCCAGTGTGAAAAATGCAACCAAATCTGCTGTTACACACGCTTCAAACAAGCAAAGCACGGTCTCCTCTGCATCGCCTAAGAAAGCTGTGGTGATTCGTACAAAGAAAACAGGTTCAACCTCCATGTATAAGCACGGCTTGCAGCTTCTTTGGAAAGGCCGTCATGTGGAAGCTCGTGAGCGTCTAGAAGAATTTTTGACTGAATTCCCGTATGACCCTCTTGTGCCTAATGCTGTGTACTGGGTGGGGGAGTCATTCTATTCACAAAAAGACTATATCATCGCTGTTGATTTGTTCCGTGAGGTGCTGCGTCGTTTTCCAGATAGCAACAAGGCTAGCGCAGCAATGTTGAAAATTGGTTATTCCTACGAGCGACTGGGGCAAATGTCTGAAGCACGCAGGTCTCTTCTTAAAGTTGTTGAGAAGTACCCAAAATCAAATGAAGCACGTCTTGCCCGTAAAAAGCTTTCCGGTATTTAG
- a CDS encoding argininosuccinate synthase, which translates to MANDIKKVVLAYSGGLDTSVILKWIALTYNCEVITLTADLGQEEDLDGVDEKALATGATRAYVEDLREEFARDYIFPMMRANAIYEGRYLLGTSIARPLITKRLIEIAHQEGAQAVAHGATGKGNDQVRFELSSMALDPSIKVIAPWREWNFRSRTDLNNFAEQHGIPLPVAASRKLYSMDRNMLHCSFEGGELENPWLEPGPGSYIMAVPVEQAPDEPEYIELEFINGDPVALNGEKLSPAEMMKALNTVGGKHGIGRLDMVENRFVGMKSRGVYETPGGTILHVAHRDLEGICLDRDTMHVRDSMIPKYAECIYNGFWFAPEREAMQKLIDETQKNVSGTVRVKLYKGNVVPVGRKSPYSLYREDLATFEEDDVYDQADAAGFIKLQGLRLLGYKK; encoded by the coding sequence ATGGCTAATGATATTAAAAAAGTAGTGCTCGCATACTCCGGCGGGCTCGATACTTCTGTAATCCTCAAATGGATTGCTCTTACTTACAATTGTGAAGTTATTACCCTTACTGCTGACCTCGGTCAGGAAGAGGATCTCGACGGCGTAGATGAAAAAGCATTGGCTACCGGTGCTACCCGCGCATACGTTGAAGATCTGCGTGAAGAATTTGCACGTGACTACATCTTCCCTATGATGCGTGCTAACGCAATCTACGAAGGCCGTTACCTGCTCGGCACTTCCATTGCGCGTCCGCTCATCACCAAACGCCTTATCGAAATTGCTCATCAGGAAGGCGCACAGGCAGTAGCACACGGTGCAACCGGTAAAGGTAACGATCAGGTTCGCTTCGAACTTTCCTCAATGGCTCTTGATCCATCCATCAAAGTTATTGCTCCTTGGCGCGAATGGAACTTCCGTTCCCGTACTGATCTTAACAACTTTGCAGAACAGCATGGTATTCCGCTTCCAGTAGCTGCTTCCCGTAAGCTCTACTCCATGGACAGAAACATGCTCCACTGCTCCTTTGAAGGTGGCGAACTCGAAAACCCATGGCTTGAGCCGGGTCCAGGTTCCTACATCATGGCAGTTCCAGTAGAGCAGGCTCCAGACGAGCCGGAATACATCGAACTCGAATTTATCAACGGTGACCCTGTAGCACTCAACGGTGAAAAACTCAGCCCTGCAGAAATGATGAAGGCGTTGAACACTGTTGGTGGCAAGCACGGCATTGGTCGTCTTGATATGGTTGAAAACCGTTTCGTTGGTATGAAGTCCCGTGGCGTATACGAAACTCCGGGTGGCACTATCCTGCACGTTGCTCACCGCGACCTTGAAGGCATCTGCCTTGACCGTGACACCATGCACGTACGTGATTCTATGATTCCTAAGTACGCAGAGTGCATCTACAACGGTTTCTGGTTCGCTCCAGAGCGTGAAGCAATGCAGAAGCTCATCGACGAAACCCAGAAAAACGTTTCCGGTACCGTTCGTGTTAAACTGTACAAAGGTAACGTTGTTCCTGTTGGTCGTAAGTCTCCTTACTCTCTCTACCGCGAAGATCTCGCAACTTTTGAAGAGGACGACGTTTACGATCAGGCTGATGCAGCAGGCTTCATTAAGCTTCAGGGCCTGCGTCTGCTCGGCTACAAAAAATAG
- a CDS encoding branched-chain amino acid aminotransferase, translated as MDFKLDLLPEEKRNHGCLKGLETLSFGQMRSDHMFVCEYEDGEWKDGRIVPYQDFSIAPGAMVLHYGQAIFEGAKAFQRDGELYTWRFDKNAERLNESARILCMPEIPVDLQIDALNRLLDVEREWCPKIEESSLYIRPFMFATQDSLGVHPSSKYTFCIMLSPSGPYYAGGFSNTVTLLVTEKFHRATTGGTGAAKACGNYAASLRAQEFAKSKNCAQVLYLDVTNTYLEEVGAMNHFHIKKDGSIIIPEFTDTILKSITSQSVLELFPNARQERIKIADFLEQIENGEIIEAGGFGTAAVITPVGKYVTDEGKEYVVGNGEIGEHTRAIYEKYVSMQRGDTEAPEGWLAKVPRY; from the coding sequence ATGGATTTTAAACTTGATTTGCTCCCTGAAGAGAAACGGAACCACGGATGCTTGAAAGGTCTTGAAACCCTTTCTTTCGGCCAAATGCGTAGTGACCACATGTTCGTTTGCGAATACGAAGACGGCGAGTGGAAAGACGGACGCATTGTTCCTTATCAGGACTTCTCTATCGCTCCTGGCGCAATGGTACTCCATTACGGTCAGGCTATTTTTGAAGGTGCAAAAGCATTTCAGCGTGATGGTGAACTCTACACCTGGCGCTTCGACAAAAACGCAGAACGTCTGAACGAGTCTGCACGAATTCTCTGCATGCCTGAAATTCCAGTCGATCTACAGATTGATGCTCTTAACCGCCTGCTCGACGTTGAACGTGAATGGTGTCCAAAGATTGAAGAATCTTCTCTGTACATCCGTCCGTTCATGTTCGCTACTCAGGACTCCCTTGGTGTACATCCAAGCTCAAAATACACATTCTGTATCATGCTTTCCCCAAGTGGGCCTTACTACGCTGGCGGCTTCAGCAACACTGTTACCTTACTCGTAACCGAAAAGTTCCACCGCGCTACCACAGGTGGCACCGGCGCTGCTAAAGCATGTGGTAACTACGCTGCTTCCCTGCGTGCACAGGAATTCGCAAAGTCTAAAAACTGCGCTCAGGTACTTTACCTTGATGTAACCAATACCTACCTTGAAGAAGTTGGCGCAATGAACCACTTCCACATCAAGAAAGACGGTTCTATCATCATTCCTGAGTTTACCGACACTATCCTTAAGTCCATCACATCTCAGTCCGTGCTGGAACTCTTCCCGAATGCTCGTCAGGAACGCATCAAAATTGCTGACTTCCTTGAGCAGATCGAAAACGGTGAGATCATCGAAGCTGGCGGCTTCGGTACCGCTGCAGTTATTACCCCAGTAGGTAAATACGTAACCGATGAAGGCAAAGAATACGTAGTAGGTAACGGCGAAATCGGTGAGCACACCCGCGCTATCTACGAAAAATACGTAAGCATGCAGCGTGGCGACACCGAAGCACCAGAAGGCTGGCTCGCTAAAGTTCCTCGCTACTAA
- the argH gene encoding argininosuccinate lyase, producing the protein MAEKKMWGGRFRQKTAALVEEYTESVSYDKNLYKQDIAGSKAHARMLARQQVISQEDADSIVSGLDAILKEIEEGKFQWKTEYEDVHMNIESRLSELIGDAGKRLHTGRSRNDQVALDFRLYVSDSIREWQDLIKGVVAELVKQAEEHVDTLLPGCTHMQPAQPVSLAHHLLAYAWMLTRDFDRLVDCDKRARVCPLGAAALAGTTYPLDPASVAEELGMYGTFKNSMDAVSDRDFVLESMFAGSLVMTHLSRLNEELVYWANPNFGYIFLPDAYATGSSIMPQKKNPDVSEIMRGKVGRTYGALMNLLTTVKGLPMTYNRDMQEDKEPFIDTDKTVSASLAIMAGMLSELRFNTKRMEEVLKQGFLNATELADYLVGKGVPFREAHHITGAAVALAEDKNKGLEDLSIEEFRTVSDLITEDVYEVLSYKNAVARRKTQGGTGPDAVRAQIAELNDWLS; encoded by the coding sequence ATGGCAGAAAAAAAGATGTGGGGCGGACGTTTTCGTCAGAAAACCGCTGCGCTCGTAGAAGAATATACTGAATCTGTTTCCTACGACAAAAATCTCTACAAGCAGGATATCGCAGGCTCTAAAGCACATGCGCGTATGCTTGCTCGTCAGCAGGTTATTTCTCAGGAAGATGCAGATTCCATCGTATCCGGCCTTGATGCTATTCTTAAGGAAATTGAAGAGGGCAAGTTCCAGTGGAAAACTGAGTACGAAGATGTTCACATGAACATTGAAAGCCGTCTTTCTGAACTTATCGGTGACGCTGGCAAACGTCTGCACACCGGTCGTTCCCGAAACGATCAGGTGGCGCTTGATTTCCGCCTGTACGTTTCCGACTCTATCCGCGAATGGCAGGATCTTATTAAAGGCGTAGTTGCTGAGCTTGTGAAACAGGCAGAAGAGCACGTGGATACCTTGCTTCCAGGTTGCACCCACATGCAGCCAGCACAGCCTGTATCCCTTGCACATCATCTTCTTGCCTATGCATGGATGCTTACACGCGACTTTGATCGCCTCGTAGACTGCGACAAACGTGCTCGTGTGTGTCCTCTTGGTGCAGCAGCACTGGCAGGCACCACATACCCGCTTGATCCAGCTTCAGTAGCAGAAGAACTCGGCATGTACGGAACCTTCAAAAACTCTATGGATGCGGTGTCCGACAGAGATTTTGTTCTGGAATCCATGTTTGCCGGTTCCCTCGTTATGACACATCTTTCCCGTCTTAACGAAGAGCTCGTATACTGGGCAAACCCTAACTTCGGATACATCTTCCTGCCAGATGCATACGCCACCGGCTCAAGCATCATGCCACAGAAGAAGAATCCGGACGTTTCCGAGATCATGCGTGGTAAAGTAGGTCGTACTTACGGTGCTCTTATGAACCTGCTCACCACAGTGAAAGGTCTTCCAATGACCTACAACCGTGACATGCAGGAAGACAAAGAGCCGTTCATCGATACTGACAAAACAGTATCCGCATCACTCGCCATCATGGCAGGTATGCTCTCTGAATTGCGTTTCAACACCAAGCGCATGGAAGAAGTACTCAAGCAGGGCTTCCTCAACGCAACAGAACTCGCTGACTACCTCGTAGGCAAAGGTGTTCCGTTCCGTGAAGCTCACCACATCACAGGCGCTGCGGTGGCGCTTGCTGAAGACAAAAACAAAGGACTCGAAGATCTTAGCATCGAAGAGTTCCGCACTGTTTCTGATCTCATCACAGAAGATGTGTACGAAGTACTCTCTTACAAAAACGCTGTGGCTCGACGCAAAACTCAGGGCGGTACAGGCCCAGACGCAGTTCGTGCGCAGATCGCAGAATTGAACGACTGGCTCAGCTAA
- a CDS encoding RNA recognition motif domain-containing protein — protein MVKSIFVGNLAWSAEDDDLRNFFSECGTVIRVRIMKDQETGRSRGFAFVDMDADEADAAIETLNGKNLMGRPASLSEAKPREPRR, from the coding sequence ATGGTAAAAAGTATTTTTGTCGGCAACCTTGCATGGTCCGCTGAAGATGATGACTTACGCAATTTCTTTTCTGAGTGTGGCACCGTTATCCGTGTGCGCATTATGAAAGATCAGGAAACTGGTCGTTCCCGCGGATTTGCATTTGTAGATATGGATGCCGATGAAGCTGATGCTGCAATTGAAACCCTTAATGGTAAAAACCTGATGGGTCGTCCAGCAAGTCTTTCTGAAGCTAAACCGCGCGAACCTCGTCGCTAG
- a CDS encoding UPF0280 family protein, whose translation MSTKAYSNPLRHYRQQYTRHDDEQAFQVLVEETDLHVTSCKNLSLEIAAYVTELRGMLKSYITFHPEFYESFSPVAVPAHAALIIKRMAESAEIANVGPMAAVAGTISQMVCEKFAYQSPELIVENGGDVYMLSSKPRIAGLLPDPNSDATIGIKLDDTDFPVGICASSATIGHSISLGCGDLVAVRSKNGSLADACATSLCNMLKLPGDVERVTEEAMRLQQYGIEGVFAQCGDKVSVWGKMELAVV comes from the coding sequence ATGAGTACAAAAGCATACAGCAATCCTTTACGACATTATCGGCAGCAGTACACTCGGCACGATGATGAGCAGGCCTTTCAGGTTTTAGTCGAGGAGACAGACCTACATGTAACGTCATGTAAGAACCTGTCTTTAGAGATTGCCGCGTATGTAACAGAACTACGCGGTATGTTGAAATCCTACATCACATTTCACCCCGAGTTTTATGAAAGCTTTTCCCCCGTTGCAGTGCCTGCACACGCTGCACTCATCATTAAGCGTATGGCAGAATCTGCCGAAATAGCTAATGTTGGACCTATGGCAGCAGTAGCCGGTACTATCTCACAGATGGTATGTGAAAAATTTGCATACCAGAGTCCCGAGCTTATTGTTGAGAACGGCGGCGATGTTTACATGCTTTCTTCCAAACCAAGAATTGCAGGCCTGTTACCAGACCCGAACAGCGATGCTACCATTGGTATCAAGCTGGATGACACAGACTTTCCGGTAGGAATCTGTGCTTCTTCCGCTACCATTGGACACTCCATCAGTCTCGGTTGCGGCGACCTTGTAGCGGTTCGTTCAAAAAATGGCAGCCTTGCAGATGCCTGTGCAACTTCTCTTTGCAATATGCTCAAGCTCCCCGGTGATGTTGAGCGCGTTACAGAAGAAGCGATGCGCTTGCAACAATACGGCATCGAAGGTGTTTTTGCTCAGTGCGGCGACAAAGTCAGCGTATGGGGCAAAATGGAATTAGCCGTTGTTTAA
- a CDS encoding DMT family transporter: MNIPPQLARYGGYLFALMATVIWSGNFIIARGLSNEIAPVTLAFCRWTTAMIALLPFAASVMFRQRKEIFASLRHLIPTAFLGVTVFNTIIYIAGHKTTALNLSLIAIISPVFIIILAHIFLNDRVTLTRLGGVALSVFGVVLLTTRGDLGLLLQLQFNEGDLLMLFATFIFAVYTILVRRKPVTISPTAYLGANFVLGWIMLLPWVLWEWTYAPLVMPAPHVLGVFLYIGVGASLLAYLFWNYAIAAIGPAKSAIVYYSLPLFCGIEAWLILGETITWVHGLSGLLIVCGIVIANRQ; encoded by the coding sequence ATGAATATTCCTCCTCAGCTTGCTCGATACGGCGGCTACTTATTCGCATTGATGGCTACTGTTATTTGGTCAGGTAACTTTATTATTGCACGTGGGCTATCCAATGAGATTGCGCCTGTGACTCTTGCCTTTTGTCGTTGGACAACTGCAATGATTGCATTGTTGCCTTTTGCTGCGAGTGTCATGTTTCGCCAGCGTAAAGAGATTTTTGCAAGCTTGCGGCACCTCATCCCCACAGCGTTTCTGGGGGTAACCGTCTTTAATACCATAATTTATATTGCAGGACATAAAACAACCGCGTTGAACCTGTCGCTGATTGCCATAATATCCCCTGTATTCATTATCATTCTTGCGCATATCTTTTTGAATGATCGAGTTACATTGACCCGTTTGGGCGGCGTTGCTCTTTCTGTTTTTGGTGTCGTGCTGCTTACAACCCGAGGGGACTTAGGGCTTTTACTGCAATTACAGTTTAATGAAGGTGACTTGTTGATGCTGTTCGCCACCTTCATTTTTGCTGTCTACACTATCTTAGTGCGTCGCAAGCCTGTGACGATTTCGCCTACTGCCTATTTAGGTGCGAATTTTGTTCTTGGCTGGATTATGCTGTTGCCGTGGGTGTTGTGGGAATGGACATACGCACCGCTTGTCATGCCTGCGCCGCATGTGCTGGGAGTATTTCTTTATATCGGTGTAGGTGCCTCTCTTCTGGCGTATCTTTTTTGGAACTACGCCATCGCCGCAATAGGTCCTGCAAAATCGGCAATCGTGTATTACAGCTTACCGTTGTTTTGTGGTATTGAGGCGTGGCTCATCTTAGGAGAGACCATCACATGGGTGCATGGTCTCTCCGGTCTGTTGATTGTTTGCGGAATTGTTATTGCTAACCGCCAGTAG
- a CDS encoding cryptochrome/photolyase family protein: MREAAVIFPHQLFLDHPAITQGRPVFLLEEQLMLGDYRWQRAFHRQKLMLHRASMKAYEHRLQQAGYETTYVSHIPSQTMQNLFTALKAANITSIYVAEPADYLLEKRLRRECTANNITLTVLPTPAFFLQKSEAEALLGDKPRQASFYSAQRKNLQVLLKENGKPVGGKWSTDTQNRYAYDGMVPVPPPPPDVTTPFSIEAEKHIAATYPGSFGMDGPLIYPHTHEQAQQWLDDFIEHKLSHFGIYQDAIMHDHDFLFHALISPALNIGLLEPQQVLHAVLDKWEEKNIPLNSIEGFVRQIIGWREFMYATYSKLGVQQRTSNFFNHTRPIPQPFYTGTTGILPVDTVIKRILQHGYCHHIERLMVLGNFMLLCEFNPTQVYMWFLELFIDAYDWVMVPNVYGMSQYADGGLITTKPYVSSSNYVRKMSNFPQGDWCSIWDGLYWRFIYNHYELFEKNNRTRPMIWGLQRMNEPKLKEHLAAAESYLATLPEATGG; the protein is encoded by the coding sequence ATGCGAGAAGCAGCAGTTATTTTTCCCCATCAGCTTTTTCTAGATCACCCTGCCATTACGCAGGGACGTCCTGTCTTTTTACTGGAAGAACAGCTCATGCTCGGCGACTACCGCTGGCAGCGAGCCTTCCACAGGCAAAAGCTCATGCTCCATCGGGCTAGTATGAAGGCGTACGAACACCGTCTGCAACAGGCGGGATACGAAACGACATACGTTTCGCATATCCCTTCTCAGACGATGCAGAATCTGTTTACGGCGCTCAAGGCTGCAAACATTACATCCATCTACGTAGCAGAACCTGCTGATTACCTGCTGGAAAAACGCCTCCGGCGCGAATGTACTGCAAACAACATCACGCTTACCGTTTTGCCTACTCCCGCTTTCTTTTTACAAAAAAGTGAAGCTGAGGCACTGCTCGGCGACAAGCCACGTCAGGCATCATTCTACTCTGCCCAACGAAAAAACTTGCAGGTGTTATTAAAAGAAAATGGAAAACCAGTCGGCGGTAAGTGGTCGACGGACACACAGAACCGCTATGCTTACGACGGCATGGTGCCGGTTCCACCTCCACCGCCGGATGTAACAACGCCATTCTCCATAGAGGCCGAAAAACACATAGCAGCAACCTATCCGGGCTCCTTCGGCATGGATGGGCCACTGATCTACCCGCATACACATGAACAGGCACAACAATGGCTTGATGATTTCATTGAGCACAAACTGTCCCACTTCGGCATCTATCAGGATGCCATTATGCACGACCACGACTTCCTGTTCCATGCACTCATTTCACCTGCGCTGAATATCGGTCTGCTCGAGCCGCAACAGGTACTGCATGCAGTACTGGACAAATGGGAGGAAAAGAATATTCCGCTGAATTCGATAGAAGGATTTGTGCGGCAAATCATTGGATGGCGGGAATTTATGTACGCTACGTACTCAAAGCTAGGAGTACAGCAGCGCACATCTAATTTTTTCAACCATACCCGCCCAATTCCGCAGCCTTTCTATACAGGTACTACAGGTATCCTCCCTGTGGACACCGTAATCAAGCGGATTTTACAACACGGGTATTGCCATCACATTGAACGGCTCATGGTGTTAGGTAACTTCATGCTGCTGTGCGAGTTCAATCCCACACAGGTATACATGTGGTTTCTGGAATTATTCATAGATGCCTACGACTGGGTCATGGTTCCCAATGTCTACGGCATGAGCCAGTATGCGGACGGTGGACTCATCACGACTAAACCGTATGTAAGCAGCAGCAACTACGTGCGCAAAATGAGCAACTTCCCGCAAGGTGACTGGTGCTCCATCTGGGACGGACTATACTGGCGCTTCATCTACAACCATTACGAGCTATTTGAGAAAAACAACCGTACGCGTCCAATGATCTGGGGTCTACAGCGTATGAATGAGCCCAAACTGAAAGAGCACCTTGCCGCTGCGGAAAGCTACCTTGCCACGCTCCCAGAGGCTACTGGCGGTTAG
- a CDS encoding rhodanese-like domain-containing protein — MTFRTIVYTILALLFSTASFAATFAQLDTETVNALHKTQGTRLVDARNPNAFNGWAMQGEKHTGHLPAATNLAASWVTQELPRTAEVTAAKNLSDASSIIVYGYTVEQATTVANWLVEQGISTSKIALYKDSFAAWGNAGLPLERLPYYERIVPAQWVQEQLAEKKVLVVEASWGEGKVYKQNHIPTAVHLNTDLLESEDRRWNYLPVEEIRANLLSLGITADTPVVVYGEAGIDAARAAVAMQYVGVKDVRILNGGLHAWKEAKFKTERGVVTPQPATDFGTTEISTDLVIDMNEAKRILQDPNAELVSIRTWDEYIGNTTGYSYIKPKGRIKGAVWGHAGKDSYNMDDFRNPDNTMRDYHEIAAFWKEWGITPDKEVSFFCGTGWRASEALLYAQAMGFSKASLYDDGWHIWSMNPANPTASGTPER; from the coding sequence ATGACGTTTCGCACCATCGTCTATACAATCTTAGCCCTTTTATTCTCAACAGCTTCATTTGCTGCCACTTTCGCGCAACTCGACACGGAGACAGTAAATGCCCTGCACAAAACTCAGGGTACGCGACTTGTGGATGCCCGAAACCCCAACGCCTTCAACGGATGGGCAATGCAGGGTGAAAAACATACAGGTCATTTACCTGCCGCCACCAACCTTGCAGCCTCATGGGTTACGCAAGAACTTCCACGCACCGCTGAAGTCACTGCTGCTAAAAACCTTTCCGATGCCAGTTCCATCATCGTTTACGGATACACTGTCGAACAGGCTACTACAGTAGCTAACTGGCTTGTGGAGCAAGGAATCAGTACTTCAAAGATTGCCCTGTATAAAGATTCGTTTGCCGCATGGGGAAATGCTGGACTGCCTCTCGAACGCCTTCCATATTATGAACGCATTGTTCCCGCCCAGTGGGTTCAAGAGCAACTTGCAGAAAAGAAAGTCCTCGTTGTGGAAGCTTCATGGGGTGAAGGCAAGGTCTACAAACAGAACCACATCCCTACGGCTGTACACTTGAACACAGACCTGCTTGAATCTGAAGACCGCCGTTGGAACTACCTCCCTGTTGAGGAAATTCGTGCAAACCTGCTTTCTCTCGGCATTACCGCAGATACTCCGGTTGTCGTGTATGGTGAAGCTGGCATTGATGCAGCACGCGCAGCAGTTGCCATGCAGTACGTTGGCGTAAAAGATGTCCGTATCTTAAACGGTGGACTACACGCCTGGAAAGAAGCCAAATTCAAAACAGAGCGTGGCGTTGTTACACCCCAGCCTGCTACTGACTTCGGCACAACGGAGATCAGCACCGACCTCGTCATCGACATGAACGAGGCAAAACGAATTTTACAAGACCCTAACGCCGAACTGGTCTCCATCCGCACATGGGACGAATACATAGGTAACACTACCGGATACTCCTACATCAAACCTAAAGGTCGCATCAAAGGGGCAGTATGGGGACATGCAGGCAAGGATTCCTACAACATGGATGATTTCCGCAACCCTGATAACACAATGCGCGACTACCACGAAATTGCAGCATTCTGGAAAGAATGGGGTATTACACCGGATAAGGAAGTTTCATTTTTCTGCGGCACTGGCTGGCGAGCCAGTGAAGCGTTGCTGTATGCTCAGGCGATGGGATTCTCCAAAGCAAGCCTCTACGACGATGGTTGGCATATCTGGAGCATGAATCCAGCCAACCCTACTGCATCAGGCACACCTGAGCGGTAG
- the argF gene encoding ornithine carbamoyltransferase, which translates to MTKHFTRIRDLGCQAAHDLIARAKEMKDTDYRSDLLDGKTAIMLFEKASTRTRVSFETAVYQLGGKTIFMTPAESQLGRSEPLKDTARVLSRYNDCMIVRTFGQENIEQLVHYGDIPVVNALTDQGHPCQIMSDLLTIHERTPNFDAVRVAWIGDGNNMANSWIEAAMYFPFELFMAFPEGYEPDKELLSFALQAGAKIFCTHDPKLALDGAHYVNTDVWASMGQEEEQKRREKAFAGYMIDEKMMALAHPEAKFMHCLPAHRGEEVSEEVIEGPASIVWDQAENRLHMQKAILEWVFKAD; encoded by the coding sequence ATGACCAAGCACTTTACACGTATCAGAGATTTGGGTTGCCAAGCTGCGCATGACCTTATTGCTCGCGCTAAAGAAATGAAGGACACTGATTACCGTAGTGACCTTTTGGACGGCAAAACAGCAATCATGCTTTTTGAAAAAGCATCCACCCGTACACGCGTCTCCTTTGAAACAGCCGTTTATCAACTTGGCGGCAAGACCATCTTTATGACTCCGGCAGAGAGTCAGCTGGGTCGAAGTGAGCCGTTAAAAGATACTGCTCGAGTGCTCTCCCGATACAATGACTGTATGATTGTTCGAACCTTCGGTCAGGAAAACATTGAACAGCTGGTTCACTACGGTGATATTCCGGTTGTTAATGCGCTGACTGACCAGGGGCATCCATGTCAGATTATGAGTGACCTCTTAACTATCCACGAGCGCACTCCTAATTTTGACGCAGTACGTGTTGCATGGATTGGCGATGGTAACAACATGGCTAATTCATGGATTGAAGCTGCAATGTACTTTCCGTTTGAGCTGTTTATGGCGTTTCCGGAAGGCTACGAGCCGGATAAAGAGCTGCTTTCTTTCGCACTGCAGGCTGGCGCAAAAATCTTCTGTACCCACGATCCTAAACTGGCTCTCGACGGTGCACACTACGTAAATACAGACGTATGGGCATCCATGGGACAGGAAGAAGAGCAAAAACGTCGCGAAAAAGCATTTGCAGGATACATGATTGATGAGAAAATGATGGCTCTCGCTCATCCTGAAGCTAAATTTATGCATTGCCTCCCTGCACACCGAGGTGAGGAAGTGAGCGAAGAAGTTATTGAAGGTCCGGCTTCTATTGTATGGGATCAGGCTGAAAACCGCCTGCACATGCAAAAAGCAATTCTCGAATGGGTATTCAAAGCAGATTAA